A region of Reichenbachiella carrageenanivorans DNA encodes the following proteins:
- a CDS encoding alpha-L-fucosidase — translation MKFIEKGIVVCCMLAMLACGDQSKKEENSKPSPESNTYTYDWESLRKAPVPEWFDQAKFGIFIHWGPYAVPGWSDEKTYSEWYSTRMYCDSSYRAYHEKTYGPIADHGYKEFIPKFKGENFDANQWADILKASGARYVIPTAEHHDGFAMYDSELTPWNSVNKGPGFDFIGLLGEAVRSKDMKFGCSYHRERHWSFYTDAMNTYKAVAEPFDEIKVEIANDPESALLYGPFGLTEDFMKDYKARFLEICTKYQPDFMWIDDSPANSLFPEEKAVDLFINTYHKEMIADYMNMANTWGKKVYFNNKKWKRFNYPEGIGVSEKDYLRLDEISEIKWQSSGGMAHSYGYDRTEEDASKYKTVDQLVETLIDVVSKNGNFLLDIGPKPDGTITELQEQRLRGIGEWLSKYGEAIYGTSAWSTHGYDNLRFTRKADALYVICLNNPDAAIQVTQTDALSKENVRSIEMIGHAGNAPEWNFNEQGLTITPPENYQKDHAIVFKVNLINQ, via the coding sequence ATGAAATTTATTGAAAAAGGAATAGTTGTTTGCTGTATGCTAGCCATGCTGGCGTGTGGTGATCAATCGAAGAAAGAAGAGAATTCAAAACCTTCACCGGAAAGTAATACCTATACTTATGACTGGGAGTCTCTCCGAAAAGCACCAGTTCCAGAGTGGTTCGATCAAGCAAAATTTGGAATTTTTATTCACTGGGGTCCGTATGCGGTTCCGGGTTGGAGTGATGAAAAGACATACTCCGAATGGTATTCTACAAGAATGTATTGTGATAGTTCATATAGAGCCTATCACGAAAAAACCTATGGACCAATTGCTGATCATGGGTATAAGGAGTTTATCCCAAAGTTTAAAGGAGAGAATTTTGATGCGAATCAGTGGGCAGATATTTTAAAGGCTTCTGGAGCCAGATATGTTATCCCTACTGCCGAGCATCATGATGGCTTTGCCATGTATGACAGTGAACTCACGCCCTGGAACTCGGTAAACAAAGGACCTGGGTTCGATTTTATAGGGTTGCTAGGGGAGGCTGTCAGAAGTAAGGATATGAAATTCGGATGTTCTTATCACAGAGAAAGGCACTGGAGTTTTTATACTGATGCCATGAATACCTACAAGGCTGTTGCCGAGCCATTTGATGAAATCAAAGTGGAAATTGCCAACGACCCTGAGAGTGCTTTGCTTTATGGCCCTTTCGGATTGACGGAGGATTTCATGAAAGATTATAAGGCCAGATTTCTCGAAATCTGCACCAAGTATCAACCCGATTTTATGTGGATTGATGATTCTCCCGCCAACAGCTTATTTCCAGAAGAAAAGGCGGTGGATCTATTTATCAACACCTATCACAAGGAAATGATCGCAGACTACATGAACATGGCCAATACCTGGGGTAAAAAGGTTTATTTCAACAACAAAAAATGGAAACGATTTAATTACCCAGAAGGCATAGGCGTCAGTGAAAAAGATTATCTAAGATTAGATGAAATCAGTGAAATCAAGTGGCAAAGCAGCGGTGGAATGGCGCACTCCTACGGGTATGATAGAACCGAGGAGGATGCCTCCAAATACAAGACTGTTGATCAGCTAGTGGAAACATTGATCGATGTGGTGAGCAAAAATGGAAATTTCCTTTTAGATATTGGTCCTAAGCCTGATGGAACGATCACGGAGCTTCAAGAGCAACGATTGCGAGGCATAGGAGAATGGTTGTCTAAATATGGAGAGGCCATCTATGGAACAAGCGCATGGAGTACCCATGGCTATGACAATCTTCGATTTACAAGAAAGGCAGACGCACTGTATGTCATTTGTCTAAACAATCCAGATGCTGCCATTCAAGTGACTCAAACAGATGCTTTGAGCAAGGAAAACGTAAGGTCAATAGAGATGATCGGTCATGCAGGAAATGCCCCAGAGTGGAACTTCAACGAGCAGGGACTGACCATTACACCTCCAGAAAATTACCAAAAGGATCACGCCATAGTTTTTAAAGTAAATCTTATCAACCAATAG
- a CDS encoding SusC/RagA family TonB-linked outer membrane protein has translation MTTLLAEEGAAQIKSVKEVQIDIELNNTTLSEALSQIEEKTDFTFVFSKEKVDLDKPVNIRSNGATVEQILLEISEQANVKFRQIDATISVGQLNSSEDRTRTRVIVELPADITGKVTDQDGMGLPGVTILVKGTGQGTTSDVEGNFSLSISDDAVLVISSIGFITQEVAVGGRSTVNITLMEDIETLEDVVVIGYGEQDKRELTGSITSLKAKELMKTSVTGLDQAIGGRAGGVHILQNSGAPGGNVSVRIRGVGTPGNSEPLYVIDGIPVFNSNSGRSSIEFGQSTNVLNTINPGDIESIEVLKDGASASIYGSRSANGVVLITTKSGSSGKLKVNLDAYTGVQSIRKKVDVMNAEEYATFMNESFVTNGGAAQLPRYSNPASLGEGTDWQDAIFRNAMISNVQVSLSGGSDVSQYFVSGGYYSQEGIIENSDMDRYSFRFNSKHKLSDKVKFGNNITVSRIEENVVFSDQSTEGVVAVALGSHPTNPVYNPDGSYAGSTDPSPYGYVRNNPLAIAEERTNQFFKNRFLGSMFLEWEIIKGLKYKLNVAADFLNAASNTFVPTYANGNSTNGTASATRFDSNELIGLFENTFTYAKTINELHYINVLAGFSQQGSKMETHTGSKTNSPVNDLIYLDALTTGDQANGSASEWALRSYFGRINYNFDSKYLFSASIRADGSSRFAEGNQYGIFPAVSAGWRISEESFLSGSSTISDLKLRASWGQSGNQEIPLYSYLPVLATNGSYILGTSGSVASGIFIPNVANSDISWETTTQMDIGLDMGLFNNKVNIVVDYYDKVTSDILLEQVLPLSAGLSLSGFSEFGTSAPGNPIVNTGEVRNSGFELEMGYENREGPFQWGIAGNITTVKNEVTSLGTGSAIINSNVDFETRFDLGQSIGSFYGYVTDGIFQNQGEINSHATQDGAAPGDIRFKDLNNDNVIDDNDRTFIGSPIPDFYYGVSGQMSYKNFDFNILIQGVKGNEIYNTVQRRNENMTTNDNKYAYVVNSWDGDGSSNTVPKADASSANNNTRISDRYIHDGSYLRLKNIQLGYSLPQELISKWGMSRARFYVSAQNVWLLTSYDIGHDPEIGAFNQNNLNSGIDRGAYPQPKTFLVGMNLSF, from the coding sequence ATGACAACACTACTAGCTGAAGAGGGCGCTGCACAAATAAAGAGCGTCAAAGAAGTTCAAATTGATATTGAACTAAACAATACGACGTTGTCTGAGGCCTTGAGTCAAATCGAGGAAAAGACAGATTTCACTTTCGTATTCAGCAAGGAAAAAGTAGACCTGGATAAGCCGGTTAATATTCGGTCAAATGGAGCTACAGTCGAACAAATTCTACTTGAAATATCTGAACAGGCCAATGTTAAATTCCGCCAAATTGATGCAACTATTTCTGTTGGTCAACTGAATAGTTCAGAAGACCGCACACGGACCAGAGTTATAGTAGAATTGCCTGCCGACATTACTGGAAAAGTCACCGATCAAGACGGGATGGGTCTTCCTGGTGTCACTATATTGGTGAAAGGCACAGGTCAAGGCACAACCTCTGATGTTGAAGGGAACTTTTCTCTGAGTATCTCTGACGATGCAGTTCTAGTGATTTCGTCGATTGGTTTTATTACTCAGGAGGTCGCAGTTGGGGGAAGAAGTACAGTTAACATCACTTTAATGGAAGATATTGAGACCCTAGAAGATGTTGTTGTGATTGGCTATGGAGAGCAGGATAAACGAGAGTTGACTGGTTCCATTACTTCATTGAAGGCAAAGGAGTTAATGAAAACTTCAGTTACAGGTTTAGATCAGGCCATTGGCGGACGCGCTGGAGGTGTTCATATTTTGCAAAATTCTGGAGCACCAGGAGGAAATGTTTCGGTAAGAATTAGAGGCGTTGGTACGCCGGGCAATAGTGAACCGTTATACGTGATAGATGGTATCCCAGTTTTTAATAGTAACAGCGGTAGAAGTTCAATTGAATTTGGACAAAGTACTAACGTGCTTAATACGATCAACCCTGGAGACATAGAGTCAATTGAAGTATTGAAGGATGGAGCATCCGCTTCAATATATGGATCGAGATCTGCCAACGGTGTAGTACTCATCACTACCAAAAGTGGCTCTAGTGGGAAATTAAAAGTAAACTTGGATGCATATACGGGTGTTCAATCTATCCGAAAGAAAGTGGATGTGATGAATGCTGAAGAATATGCAACGTTCATGAACGAAAGTTTTGTGACAAACGGTGGTGCAGCTCAGTTGCCGAGATATAGTAACCCAGCTTCATTGGGAGAAGGAACGGATTGGCAAGATGCTATTTTTAGAAATGCTATGATCAGCAATGTGCAGGTTAGCTTGTCTGGAGGCTCCGATGTGTCACAATATTTTGTTTCAGGTGGGTATTATAGCCAAGAGGGTATTATCGAAAACTCAGATATGGACAGGTATTCATTCCGGTTCAACTCTAAGCATAAATTATCCGATAAGGTGAAATTCGGCAATAACATTACGGTAAGTAGAATTGAGGAGAACGTCGTTTTTTCTGATCAAAGTACTGAAGGAGTGGTTGCAGTAGCTTTAGGGTCTCACCCGACTAACCCGGTTTATAATCCAGATGGTAGTTATGCAGGTTCGACTGATCCTTCTCCATATGGTTATGTTAGAAACAACCCTTTGGCGATTGCTGAAGAAAGAACAAACCAGTTTTTTAAGAATCGTTTTTTAGGCAGTATGTTTTTAGAATGGGAGATTATTAAAGGGCTAAAATATAAGTTGAACGTAGCAGCAGACTTTCTTAATGCAGCATCCAACACCTTTGTACCAACCTATGCTAATGGGAATAGTACTAATGGCACAGCTAGCGCTACTCGATTTGATAGCAATGAATTGATTGGCCTTTTTGAAAATACTTTTACGTATGCTAAAACGATCAATGAGTTGCACTACATTAATGTTTTGGCTGGCTTTAGTCAGCAGGGATCCAAAATGGAAACACATACAGGTAGTAAGACTAATTCTCCTGTGAATGATTTGATTTATCTGGATGCTTTAACTACAGGAGATCAGGCAAATGGTAGTGCATCAGAATGGGCACTAAGATCTTATTTCGGTCGTATTAATTACAATTTTGATAGCAAGTACTTGTTTTCGGCAAGTATACGTGCTGATGGATCTTCAAGATTTGCTGAAGGGAATCAATATGGTATATTCCCTGCCGTGTCTGCAGGATGGCGTATTTCTGAAGAATCATTCCTATCAGGTAGCAGTACGATCTCTGATTTGAAACTACGAGCAAGTTGGGGACAATCTGGAAATCAGGAGATTCCGTTGTATTCGTACCTTCCAGTGCTGGCCACCAATGGATCATATATTCTAGGTACTAGTGGAAGTGTAGCATCAGGTATATTTATCCCTAACGTTGCAAACTCGGATATTAGTTGGGAAACGACTACCCAAATGGATATTGGGCTTGATATGGGCTTATTTAACAACAAAGTCAATATTGTTGTTGATTACTACGATAAAGTTACGAGCGATATTTTGCTTGAGCAGGTACTGCCGTTGTCAGCCGGATTGTCTCTTTCAGGATTTTCTGAATTCGGAACTTCTGCCCCAGGTAATCCTATTGTAAACACTGGAGAAGTTAGAAATTCAGGATTTGAACTAGAAATGGGTTATGAAAATCGTGAAGGCCCCTTTCAGTGGGGAATCGCTGGAAACATTACGACTGTAAAGAATGAAGTAACGAGTTTGGGTACTGGATCTGCTATTATTAACAGTAATGTAGATTTCGAAACTCGATTTGATTTAGGTCAGTCAATTGGTTCGTTTTATGGATACGTTACAGATGGAATTTTCCAAAACCAAGGAGAGATAAATAGTCATGCTACGCAAGATGGTGCAGCACCCGGAGATATTCGATTCAAAGATTTGAATAATGATAATGTGATTGATGACAATGATAGAACTTTTATTGGCAGTCCAATTCCGGATTTTTATTATGGGGTAAGTGGTCAGATGTCGTACAAAAATTTCGATTTTAATATCCTTATACAGGGTGTTAAAGGAAATGAAATCTATAATACGGTTCAAAGGAGAAATGAAAACATGACTACTAATGACAATAAGTATGCATATGTTGTGAATAGCTGGGATGGCGACGGTTCTAGTAATACAGTGCCAAAAGCAGATGCCTCTAGTGCGAACAATAATACTCGAATCTCAGATAGATACATCCATGATGGCTCTTACTTAAGACTGAAAAATATTCAATTAGGATATTCTTTACCGCAGGAGTTGATAAGTAAATGGGGCATGAGTAGAGCCAGATTTTATGTATCAGCACAAAACGTTTGGCTGCTTACCAGTTACGATATTGGACACGATCCGGAAATCGGTGCTTTTAATCAGAACAATTTAAACTCAGGTATCGATCGTGGCGCTTATCCTCAACCTAAGACTTTCTTAGTTGGAATGAACTTGAGTTTCTAA
- a CDS encoding VCBS repeat-containing protein, protein MRRITHAILGMLFIVSCSPINEKQRTEQTLFTQLSSAHTGIEFRNQLTENDSLNYFTFPYIYMGGGVSTGDINNDGLVDIYFTGNQVENKLYLNKGDFQFEDITEKAGLSGDQRWVTGTTMADVNGDGFLDIYVSVSGKFNPTSNLLYLNNGDLTFTESAEQWGVADQGHTTQAVFFDFDHDNDLDLYVANYPPTPFDTRPAKYRYLMEQVTAKDTDRFYRNDGNSFTDITEAAGLMSYGLSLNVSVGDFDQNGWPDLYVSNDFHSPDYFYFNNADGTFSERSREVTNHTALYGMGTDAGDINNDGLLDLIQLDMTPKDNRRSKANMASMNPPLFWESVNSDLHYQYMQNAVQLNNGIGKDGLPVFSDIARLAGMALTDWSWSPLIADLDNDGWKDVFITNGTRRDINNKDYFAKIKNTWSADLSQRALELVAAMPSEKISNYVFQNKHDLSFSNASQAWGLDFFGYSNGSAVADLDNDGDLDLVVSNIDSVATIHKNLSREQNQNNYIQISLSGNAKNKFGLGSKIQIEIGDSIQYQELTLTRGFQSSSEPLVHFGLGDVEKIDKVSVTWPDGKSQTVKGVKANQRIVLFYKDSLVPAESSPKTETIFQDFTKASGIDFQHQENEFDDFQFETLLPHKMSNMGPGLAVGDINGDGLQDFFVGGASTFAGTAYIQKSDGTFEKSESQPWEADALQEDIGAVFFDADNDGDDDLYVVSGGSEFDDSDALYQDRLYINDGTGQMVKDEKALPMLTTSGSCVVPFDFDQDGDLDLFVGGRLLPRLYPKPAKSYLLLNESTESQVIFKDVTEHMAPELSSAGLVTSAVWTDFNNDQLIDLMVVGEWMPISFYENTGSSFENVTSAYGFDETVGWWFSIHPFDFDQDGDMDYVAGNLGLNYKYKASKEESFDVYLSDYDANGKQDIVLGYYQEGIQYPVRGRQCSSEQIPAIKKKFKSYDEFAIASLKDIYTTKGLENSLHYQAKTFASSYIENLGDGQFVIKALPNEAQISSVNGFVSGDYNGDGLTDLVMAGNLYASEIETTRNDAGIGVMLEGTADAEFSAIPMAVSGINLPYDVKALSEIQLVDGIGILVASNNGPLKLIKTQNK, encoded by the coding sequence ATGCGAAGAATAACTCATGCCATTTTAGGAATGCTTTTTATTGTATCATGCAGTCCAATAAACGAAAAGCAAAGGACGGAGCAAACGCTCTTTACTCAATTGTCCTCTGCTCACACTGGTATAGAGTTTCGCAATCAGCTCACTGAAAATGACTCCCTTAATTATTTCACATTCCCATACATCTATATGGGTGGTGGGGTATCTACAGGCGATATAAATAATGACGGTTTGGTCGATATTTATTTTACTGGAAACCAGGTGGAGAACAAACTTTACCTGAACAAGGGAGATTTTCAATTTGAGGACATTACCGAAAAAGCCGGGCTATCAGGAGATCAAAGATGGGTTACGGGTACCACCATGGCAGATGTAAATGGTGATGGGTTTCTTGATATTTATGTTTCAGTTTCAGGGAAATTCAACCCAACGTCAAATCTTTTATATCTGAACAATGGAGATTTAACCTTCACCGAAAGTGCTGAACAATGGGGCGTAGCTGATCAAGGGCATACGACCCAAGCAGTTTTTTTTGATTTCGATCATGACAACGACTTGGATCTTTATGTGGCTAACTATCCGCCAACTCCTTTTGACACACGTCCAGCAAAGTACAGATACCTGATGGAGCAAGTGACAGCCAAAGACACGGATAGATTTTATCGGAATGACGGTAATTCTTTTACAGATATTACTGAAGCCGCTGGACTTATGTCTTATGGTTTGTCCTTGAATGTGTCTGTGGGTGATTTTGATCAAAATGGCTGGCCAGACCTATACGTTTCTAACGATTTTCATTCTCCCGATTATTTTTATTTCAACAATGCAGACGGCACTTTTTCAGAACGGTCTCGCGAAGTGACAAACCATACTGCACTCTACGGGATGGGTACGGATGCAGGAGATATCAACAATGATGGGTTATTGGACTTGATCCAATTGGACATGACACCAAAAGATAACAGACGAAGTAAAGCCAATATGGCCAGTATGAACCCTCCTTTGTTTTGGGAAAGTGTAAACTCGGATTTGCACTATCAATACATGCAAAATGCAGTTCAGCTCAATAATGGCATCGGCAAAGATGGATTGCCAGTCTTTAGCGACATTGCCCGGTTGGCCGGGATGGCTTTGACAGACTGGAGCTGGTCACCACTGATTGCTGATCTGGACAACGATGGGTGGAAGGATGTATTCATCACCAATGGTACCCGCAGAGATATCAACAATAAGGATTATTTCGCCAAGATAAAAAACACCTGGTCTGCGGATCTCAGTCAAAGAGCGCTAGAACTAGTGGCTGCTATGCCCTCAGAGAAAATCAGCAATTATGTCTTTCAAAATAAGCATGACCTTTCTTTTTCCAATGCTTCTCAAGCATGGGGCTTGGATTTTTTCGGTTATTCTAACGGCTCAGCAGTGGCAGACTTGGACAATGATGGAGATCTCGATTTGGTCGTGTCCAATATTGATTCTGTGGCTACCATTCACAAAAATCTAAGTAGAGAGCAAAATCAAAACAACTACATTCAGATTAGCCTTTCAGGAAACGCGAAAAATAAATTTGGTCTGGGGTCAAAGATTCAAATAGAAATTGGAGACAGCATTCAGTATCAAGAGCTCACCCTGACTAGAGGCTTCCAATCATCGAGCGAACCTTTGGTGCATTTTGGTCTGGGCGACGTAGAAAAAATCGACAAAGTATCCGTCACATGGCCAGATGGCAAATCACAGACCGTCAAAGGTGTGAAGGCCAATCAAAGAATTGTTTTGTTTTACAAAGACAGCCTAGTGCCTGCAGAATCGAGCCCTAAAACGGAAACAATATTTCAGGATTTTACTAAAGCGTCAGGTATAGATTTTCAACATCAGGAAAATGAGTTCGATGATTTTCAATTCGAAACCTTGTTGCCACATAAAATGTCAAATATGGGGCCTGGATTGGCTGTAGGGGATATTAATGGCGATGGCCTGCAAGACTTTTTTGTAGGTGGTGCGTCCACATTTGCAGGGACAGCATATATCCAGAAATCTGATGGCACCTTTGAAAAATCAGAATCTCAGCCATGGGAGGCGGACGCATTGCAAGAAGATATAGGTGCCGTATTTTTCGATGCAGACAACGACGGCGATGATGACCTTTATGTGGTCAGTGGAGGAAGTGAATTTGACGATTCGGATGCCCTTTATCAAGACAGACTCTATATTAATGATGGCACCGGGCAAATGGTAAAAGATGAAAAGGCCTTGCCTATGCTGACCACAAGTGGATCATGTGTGGTGCCTTTCGATTTCGATCAGGATGGGGATCTGGATCTATTTGTTGGCGGAAGATTGTTACCAAGGCTTTATCCTAAACCTGCCAAAAGTTATTTGTTACTCAACGAAAGCACGGAGAGTCAGGTGATATTCAAAGACGTTACCGAGCACATGGCGCCAGAACTGTCGTCTGCTGGTTTGGTAACATCTGCCGTCTGGACCGATTTCAATAATGATCAATTGATCGATTTGATGGTGGTAGGTGAGTGGATGCCCATTTCATTTTATGAAAATACGGGTAGCTCGTTCGAAAACGTGACCAGTGCATATGGCTTCGATGAAACCGTAGGCTGGTGGTTTAGCATACATCCATTTGATTTTGACCAAGATGGAGATATGGACTACGTGGCAGGCAATTTGGGTCTGAATTATAAGTACAAGGCGTCGAAGGAAGAATCGTTCGATGTTTATTTGTCCGACTACGATGCCAATGGAAAACAGGACATTGTATTGGGCTACTATCAAGAAGGCATCCAATATCCAGTGAGAGGGAGGCAATGTTCTTCGGAGCAAATTCCTGCGATCAAGAAAAAATTCAAATCTTATGATGAATTCGCCATTGCTTCCCTGAAAGATATATACACGACTAAAGGCTTGGAAAACTCGCTTCATTATCAAGCCAAAACATTTGCCTCAAGCTACATTGAGAATTTGGGAGACGGCCAGTTTGTCATCAAGGCATTACCGAATGAGGCCCAAATATCTTCCGTCAATGGGTTTGTCTCTGGAGACTATAATGGGGATGGTCTTACAGACCTTGTGATGGCAGGAAATCTCTACGCTTCCGAAATAGAGACGACAAGAAACGATGCGGGTATCGGAGTGATGCTCGAAGGCACTGCCGATGCCGAATTTTCCGCAATACCTATGGCTGTCAGTGGGATCAACCTTCCATATGACGTAAAAGCACTCAGCGAGATTCAACTAGTTGATGGCATAGGGATTCTGGTGGCTAGTAATAATGGGCCACTTAAATTGATCAAAACTCAAAACAAGTGA
- a CDS encoding RagB/SusD family nutrient uptake outer membrane protein — protein MMKNILKHITIVALIIFGGCSDDYLDRTPLDQFTTDVFFQTDEHALQAVNAAYDPFQFWEYYSNRFQYLGNIASDDAVKGGFGASDQAQFDLINSFSIFPDNVAFKNRWQAIYVGVFRANIVLDNVPDIDMDATLKARIIAEAKFLRALNYFNLVVAFGGVPLIDRQLGIDEQNVPRSTTAETWAFIEKDLTEAAADLPVSYGAADVGRATRGAANGLLGKALVYQEKWAGAETALKKLTTGADAVYDLVPDYRSLFDGTNENSVESVFEIQFASGVSVLPWATPADGNGSALNTTSGPQGAGYDGWGFNVPTQDLIDAYETTALGGEDPRLSATVFRDGDVVNGIPYEAQSETGYRCKKYVIGDGINGSSVIDSPVNLHVLRYADILLLLAEALNEQGGKEAEAETYLNMVRDRAGLTLVAGNNQAALRSLILQERRIELAMEGERFFDLVRTGEAATVLAAVGFEAPKHNLMPIPQAEMDVNTALAGNQNPGYN, from the coding sequence ATGATGAAAAACATACTAAAACATATAACTATTGTAGCCTTAATTATTTTTGGAGGCTGCTCAGACGATTATTTGGACAGAACTCCATTAGATCAATTTACTACTGATGTATTCTTCCAAACAGATGAACATGCGCTGCAAGCAGTTAATGCAGCTTATGATCCTTTTCAATTTTGGGAGTATTATTCTAATCGTTTCCAATACCTTGGGAATATTGCATCGGATGATGCTGTGAAAGGTGGATTTGGAGCGAGTGATCAAGCTCAGTTTGATCTTATCAATTCATTTTCAATTTTCCCTGATAATGTGGCATTCAAAAATAGATGGCAAGCCATATATGTAGGTGTTTTTAGAGCCAATATCGTGCTTGATAATGTGCCTGATATAGACATGGATGCAACTTTGAAAGCCAGAATAATTGCAGAAGCAAAATTCCTTAGAGCTTTAAATTATTTTAACCTAGTTGTTGCCTTTGGTGGTGTGCCTCTGATCGACAGACAGTTGGGAATAGACGAACAAAATGTGCCAAGGTCTACGACAGCAGAAACATGGGCTTTTATCGAAAAAGACTTAACTGAAGCAGCGGCAGATCTACCGGTATCGTATGGTGCTGCCGACGTAGGAAGAGCTACTCGTGGAGCTGCCAATGGATTGCTGGGCAAGGCATTGGTATATCAAGAGAAATGGGCAGGAGCCGAGACAGCACTGAAAAAACTTACGACCGGTGCAGACGCGGTGTATGACCTTGTGCCAGATTATAGATCACTATTTGATGGTACCAATGAAAATTCCGTTGAGTCAGTGTTTGAGATTCAATTTGCATCTGGCGTTTCAGTGTTGCCTTGGGCTACACCTGCAGATGGAAATGGATCTGCTTTAAATACAACTTCTGGACCTCAGGGTGCAGGGTATGACGGTTGGGGCTTCAACGTGCCTACTCAGGATTTAATTGATGCTTATGAGACCACGGCATTAGGAGGAGAGGACCCAAGACTGTCAGCAACTGTGTTTAGAGATGGAGACGTTGTCAATGGCATTCCTTATGAAGCGCAATCGGAAACAGGTTATAGATGCAAGAAATATGTTATTGGCGATGGTATCAATGGATCATCGGTTATTGATTCTCCTGTCAATTTACATGTATTACGTTATGCAGATATTTTGTTGCTATTGGCTGAAGCGCTCAATGAGCAAGGAGGTAAAGAAGCAGAAGCAGAAACCTATTTGAATATGGTCAGAGATAGAGCAGGCCTTACATTGGTGGCAGGCAATAATCAAGCTGCCCTGAGATCTTTGATTCTACAGGAAAGAAGAATAGAGTTGGCCATGGAGGGAGAACGATTTTTCGACCTAGTGAGAACAGGAGAAGCCGCAACTGTTTTAGCAGCGGTTGGATTTGAAGCACCCAAGCACAATTTAATGCCCATTCCACAAGCGGAAATGGATGTAAATACCGCTTTGGCTGGAAATCAAAATCCAGGATACAATTAA
- a CDS encoding FecR family protein translates to MKNLEHIQKLLLDPDFRQRIVDLGFDAQLPFELIAEYNSYTKKELELARQMIKSNQLPAEWTREENKPKLWDRIITEVDALDPVDDEQSYATWKVKKNRLFISQFIRYAAVVAGLLIGGYWIYSDIKVKTVATAEKDVVIVKRNPSGQKSKIHLSDGSIVHLNAESEIKYVKGFTNEKREILLNGEAYFEVAKDVDRPFTVISRSVSTTALGTSFNVNSFTKDVHVALVEGSVEVKSMVSDDKLILKPDESVVYKPATGAFEHSTKSVEELAMWRQSILSFDETPLDEVIITLNRWYAVDITCSDTEKQKRLSLSGKFKNQSLDHVLNNIGHSLDFDYVIEGQAVTLKFK, encoded by the coding sequence TTGAAAAATTTAGAGCACATACAAAAATTATTATTAGACCCTGATTTTAGGCAGCGTATTGTCGATCTGGGGTTTGATGCCCAATTGCCATTCGAGTTAATTGCAGAGTACAATTCCTACACCAAGAAGGAGCTAGAGTTAGCTAGACAAATGATCAAGTCAAATCAGCTCCCTGCTGAATGGACACGAGAAGAAAACAAGCCAAAACTCTGGGATAGAATTATTACTGAGGTAGATGCCTTAGATCCCGTTGATGATGAGCAAAGTTATGCTACGTGGAAGGTCAAGAAGAATCGTTTATTCATTAGTCAGTTCATTCGGTATGCTGCTGTTGTGGCTGGATTACTTATAGGAGGGTATTGGATTTATTCTGACATAAAGGTGAAGACAGTAGCAACAGCCGAAAAAGATGTCGTTATTGTAAAAAGAAATCCCTCTGGTCAAAAGTCAAAAATCCACTTGTCGGATGGGAGTATAGTGCACCTTAACGCAGAAAGTGAAATCAAATATGTGAAGGGGTTTACCAACGAAAAAAGAGAGATTCTCCTGAATGGCGAAGCGTATTTTGAAGTGGCCAAAGATGTAGATCGACCATTTACTGTGATATCTAGGTCGGTATCTACAACTGCACTCGGTACATCATTTAACGTCAATTCCTTCACTAAGGACGTGCATGTGGCTTTGGTAGAAGGCAGTGTAGAGGTAAAATCAATGGTATCAGATGATAAATTGATTTTAAAACCTGATGAATCAGTAGTTTACAAACCAGCAACTGGAGCGTTTGAACATAGCACGAAATCAGTTGAAGAGTTGGCTATGTGGCGGCAGAGCATCCTATCCTTTGATGAAACACCTCTTGATGAAGTTATAATAACATTAAACAGATGGTATGCAGTTGATATCACATGTTCTGATACCGAGAAACAGAAGCGGTTGAGTCTTAGTGGTAAATTTAAGAACCAGTCACTGGATCATGTATTGAATAATATCGGGCATTCTCTCGATTTTGACTATGTCATCGAAGGACAAGCCGTAACCTTAAAATTTAAATAA